A genomic region of Colletotrichum destructivum chromosome 1, complete sequence contains the following coding sequences:
- a CDS encoding Putative G-protein, beta subunit, translating to MNSQGPNDVSPEAMQARIQQARREAETLKDRIKRKKDELADTTLRTVAQQAHEPIPKNQLMKAKRTLKGHLAKIYAMHWSTDRRHLVSASQDGKLIIWDAYTTNKVHAIPLRSSWVMTCAYAPSGNYVACGGLDNICSIYNLNQQREGPTRVARELSGHAGYLSCCRFINDRSILTSSGDMTCMKWDIETGQKVTEFADHLGDVMSISLNPTNSNTFISGACDAFAKLWDIRAGKAVQTFAGHESDINAIQFFPDGHSFVTGSDDATCRLFDIRADRELNLYGSESILCGITSVATSVSGRLLFAGYDDFECKVWDVTRGEKVGSLVGHENRVSCLGVSNDGISLCTGSWDSLLKIWAY from the exons ATGAATTCTCAAGGCCCCAACGATGTATCGCCTGAGGCGATGCAGGCGCGCATCCAACAGGCGCGACGCGAGGCTGAGACACTGAAAGATAGGATCAAGCGGAAGAAGGATGAGCTCGCTGACACTACTC TTCGCACCGTCGCCCAGCAGGCCCACGAGCCGATCCCCAAGAACCAGCTGATGAAGGCTAAGCGCACTCTCAAGGGGCATCTGGCCAAGATCTACGCCATGCACTGGTCCACCGACAGAAGACAtctcgtctcggcctcgcaAGACGGAAAGCTCATCATTTGGGATGCCTACACGACGAACAAGGTCCATGCCATTCCCCTGCGTTCCTCGTGGGTCATGACCTGCGCCTACGCCCCCAGCGGTAACTACGTCGCCTGTGGCGGTCTCGACAATATTTGCTCGATTTATAACCTCAATCAGCAAAGGGAGGGACCGACCCGTGTCGCGAGAGAGCTTTCGGGCCACGCTGGGTACCTTTCATGCTGTCGCTTCATCAACGACCGGAGCATCCTTACGTCCTCAGGTGATATGACTTGCATGAAATGGGATATTGAAACGGGCCAAAAGGTTACCGAGTTCGCCGaccacctcggcgacgtgATGAGCATCAGCCTCAACCCCACCAATTCCAACACATTCATTTCCGGTGCCTGTGACGCCTTCGCCAAGCTGTGGGATATCCgcgccggcaaggccgtTCAGACGTTCGCTGGCCACGAGTCAGACATCAACGCCATCCAGTTTTTCCCCGACGGCCACTCGTTTGTCACCGGCTCTGACGACGCAACCTGCCGCCTCTTCGATATTCGTGCCGATCGCGAACTGAACCTCTACGGC TCGGAATCCATTCTTTGTGGCATTACCTCCGTGGCAACCTCGGTATCCGGACGGTTATTGTTTGCCGGTTACGATGACTTTGAGTGCAAG GTTTGGGATGTGACGCGTGGTGAAAAGGTTGGCTCACTTGTCGGCCACGAGAACAGAGTCAGCTGTTTGGGCGTTAGCAACGATGGTATCAGTTTGTGCACAGGTTCATGGGACTCGCTC ctgAAAATCTGGGCATACTAA
- a CDS encoding Putative adenosine deaminase domain, adenosine/adenine deaminase, metal-dependent hydrolase gives MDSKPVSDMDFRALPKIELHAHLTGSISRRTLHDIWVRKRQAGETDLADPLVEMPDGKHDYNLTTFFPLFSSYIYNLITDPETLRVATLSVLQDFHADGVTYLELRTTPRSLPSPTPQPPSVYVSTILSAIAAFEATHPAGQETMMRTRLILSVDRRHTSAQARETVLLAAQFRERGVVGVDLCGDPAARVHGVPGQDDVSIFRDAFAEARDLGLGITVHFGEAECSGTPGELAEILSWGPQRLGHVIHLGEDVKREIVERRIGLELCLSCNVHAGMISGGFEAHHFGEWWGVEGSMISLGTDDVGVFGSPLSNEYRLVAEHFGLCRDDVCALARRGIDSIFGGEDEKHRLQRVMWKSALAERI, from the exons ATGGACTCGAAGCCGGTATCAGATATGGACTTCAGAGCACTTCCAAAGATCGAG CTCCACGCCCACTTGACAGGCAGCATAAGCCGGCGCACCCTCCACGACATCTGGGTCCGCAAgaggcaggccggcgagacAGACCTTGCGGACCCTCTTGTCGAGATGCCGGACGGCAAGCATGACTACAATCTCACCAC cttcttcccccttttctcttcctACATCTACAACCTCATAACCGATCCCGAGACCCTCCGCGTTGCAACCCTCTCGGTCCTGCAGGACTTccacgccgacggcgtgaCCTACCTCGAGCTCCGCACCACCCCGCGCTCTCTCCCCTCACCGACCCCACAGCCTCCCTCTGTCTACGTCTCCACGATCCtctcggccatcgccgccttcgagGCCACGCACCCGGCGGGCCAGGAAACGATGATGCGCACGCGCCTGATCCTCTCCGTGGATCGCCGCCACACCTCTGCGCAGGCCCGCGAgaccgtcctcctcgccgcccagtTCCGCGAGcggggcgtcgtcggcgtcgacctctGCGGCGACCCAGCCGCTCGCGTACACGGCGTACCGGGTCAGGACGACGTCTCCATCTTCCGggacgccttcgccgaggccagggACCTCGGGCTGGGTATCACGGTCCActtcggcgaggccgagtgCTCGGGCACCCccggcgagctcgccgagatcctGTCGTGGGGCCCGCAGCGCCTGGGGCACGTCAtccacctcggcgaggacgtgAAGCGGGAGATTGTGGAGCGAAGGATCGGGCTCGAGCTGTGTCTCAGCTGCAACGTGCACGCGGGCATGATCTCGGGCGGGTTCGAGGCGCATCATTTCGGAGAATGGTGGGGCGTGGAAGGGAGCATGATATCTCTCGGC accgacgacgtcggcgtgTTTGGCAGCCCGCTGTCCAACGAGTACAGGCTAGTGGCGGAGCATTTCGGGCTCTGCCGTGACGATGTATGTGCCCTCGCCCGTCGTGGGATCGATTCCAtctttggcggcgaggacgaaaAGCATCGTCTCCAGCGTGTGATGTGGAAATCTGCGTTGGCCGAGCGGATCTGA
- a CDS encoding Putative mitochondrial import receptor subunit Tom22 yields the protein MGPPTGMSGPAVAEPPLAHFQAQLHPNDSLFDDQGYFLDNDFDSEIHRHLSIFGWKKAFRFGIHQQANLERLQELGFLVVLPVGFNLRIHTPPGYIRYRLIAIFATARRAVEQQLKNERRSQIPVIMVQLTEVEDEHFQSGQAGPIEDDADFTDTDSEISADSDYDPRDESFAERIYALKDIVPPTTRGWISNKIDFGVSAVQNTWYYSSRTVWVVCATALMIGVPLATCWAEDQQLEGMEREFRMREAGGDALLAAGESQEGSTADQIGLALDRAEAKPAL from the exons ATGGGTCCTCCAACTGGCATGTCTGGCCCAGCTGTTGCTGAACCTCCCCTAGCCCATTTCCAAGCTCAACTCCATCCCAACGACTCCCTCTTCGACGACCAAGGCTACTTTCTCGATAACGACTTTGACTCCGAGATCCATCGTCACCTCTCCATCTTTGGTTGGAAAAAAGCATTCCGCTTCGGCATACACCAGCAAGCCAACCTTGAACGGCTCCAAGAGCTCGGTTTCCTCGTCGTACTTCCCGTCGGCTTCAACCTTCGCATCCATACGCCCCCGGGCTATATCCGCTACCGTCTCATCGCTATTTTTGCGACCGCTAGACGCGCAGTCGAACAACAACTCAAGAACGAGCGTCGCTCTCAAATCCCAGTCATCATGGTTCAACTtaccgaggtcgaggacgagcactTCCAGTCCGGCCAGGCCGGTCCTATCGAGGATGATGCCGACTTCACCGACACTG ACTCCGAGATCTCTGCCGATAGCGACTACGACCCTCGTGACGAGTCCTTCGCCGAACGCATCTACGCCCTGAAGGACATTGTCCCCCCGACCACCCGCGGCTGGATCAGCAACAAGATTGACTTCGGCGTCTCCGCCGTTCAGAACACGTGGTACTACAGCTCCCGCACCGTCTGGGTCGTCTGTGCTACTGCCCTGATGATCGGCGTCCCCTTGGCTACCTGTTGGGCCGAGGACCAGCAGCTTGAGGGCATGGAGCGCGAGTTCCGCATGCgtgaggcgggcggcgacgcgctCCTGGCCGCTGGCGAGAGCCAAGAGGGCAGCACCGCTGACCAaatcggcctcgccctcgaccgcgccgaggccaagcccGCTCTGTAA
- a CDS encoding Putative major facilitator superfamily, MFS transporter superfamily, with protein sequence MATVSSTSTIQLRNLERPPTPKDGSLLNTEGHRLGSDDDTTGGLPAPTTTTTVVQRWNHPRSNLFRVLSCFWSMLVSGANDAAYGFDSLCTSRSAPETHVNHYSQSPQLETYYNLTYIVVSLVFLSPFVGYVLSALLNNHIHLRWGQRGIAVLASMCHLVAYVIISQHPPYPALVVVFILAGFGNGLSDAGWNAYIGNMGHASEVLGFLHACYGAGGVISPLIATTMISKGNLGWWTFYYVMLGLAVIELVWCTTAFWTQTGAVYRETVSHSNNDSGTGLRTALFKRPYARVSWLSAFFLLAYVGTEVSLGGWIVQFMIQVRKANPFDSGMTSVGFWLGLTLGRIVLGFVTPRLGVKLAVAIYIPITMALELVFWLVPQFYVSAVAVALQGFFLGPFFPAVVVAATRLLPRHLHVSTIGFAAAFGGSGAAILPFAVGALAQAKGVQVLQPVILAFLGVMLGLWLCLPRIGDKKE encoded by the exons ATGGCGACAGTgtcgtcaacctcgacgaTCCAGCTCCGGAACTTGgagcggccgccgacgcccaagGATGGCAGCCTCCTCAACACCGAGGGCCACCGCCTCGggtccgacgacgacaccaccGGCGGGCTCCCGGCacccacgacgacgaccaccgTCGTTCAGAGGTGGAATCATCCAAGGTCCAACTTGTTCAGGGTTCTCTCGTGCTTCTGGAGCATGCTCGTTTCGGGAGCCAACGACGCCGCATACG GCTTTGATTCCCTATGTACGTCGCGAAGCGCCCCAGAGACTCATGTAAACCATTACTCACAATCTCCACAGCTAGAGACATACTACAACCTGACCTACATCGTCGtctccctcgtcttcttgtcCCCCTTTGTCGGCTACGTCCTCTCGGCCCTGCTCAACAACCACATCCACCTGCGCTGGGGCCAGcgcggcatcgccgtcctcgcctcGATGTGCCATCTCGTCGCCTACGTCATCATCTCCCAGCACCCGCCCTACCCggcgctcgtcgtcgtcttcatcctcgcgGGCTTCGGCAACGGCCTGAGCGACGCCGGCTGGAACGCCTACATTGGCAACATGGGCCACGCCAGCGAggtcctcggcttcctgcACGCCTGctacggcgccggcggtgtcATCAGCCCGCTCATTGCCACCACCATGATCAGCAAGGGCAACCTGGGGTGGTGGACGTTTTACTATGTCATG ctcggcctcgccgtcatcgaaCTTGTCTGGTGCACGACCGCCTTCTGGACGCAGACGGGCGCAGTCTACCGCGAGACGGTGAGCCACTCCAACAACGACAGCGGCACGGGCCTGAGGACGGCCCTCTTCAAGCGACCATACGCGCGCGTCTCGTGGCTCAGCGcattcttcctccttgcTTACGTCGGTACCGAGGTCTCGTTGGGCGGTTGGATCGTGCAGTTCATGATCCAGGTCCGCAAGGCCAACCCCTTCGACTCGGGCATGACGTCTGTCGGCTTCTGGCTGGGCCTAACGCTCGGCCGCATCGTGCTGGGCTTCGTGACGCCCCGGCTGGGCGTcaagctcgccgtcgccatctaCATCCCCATCACGATGGCGCTCGAGCTCGTCTTCTGGCTCGTGCCGCAGTTCTacgtctcggccgtcgccgtcgcgctgCAGGGCTTCTTCCTGGGACCCTTCTTcccggccgtcgtcgtggcggcGACCAGGCTGCTGCCGAGGCACCTGCACGTCAGCACCATCGGGTTCGCAGCGGCGTTCGGCGGCAGTGGCGCCGCGATCCTACCgttcgccgtcggcgcgcTGGCGCAGGCCAAGGGCGTGCAGGTCTTGCAGCCTGTTATCCTGGCGTTCTTGGGCGTTATGCTGGGGCTATGGCTCTGCTTGCCCCGGATCGGAGATAAGAAGGAGTAA